The DNA region CCTGCCCTGATGGAACCACTACCACTAAATGAAATTCGACAGTTCGATAATCTTTCCGGTGCGAATCGATTCCTCTGCTGCGAGGCAAATGGCGACATTCAGTCGAGCGGATTCGCCGCTGTTCAAAGGCTTTGTGCCGGACCGGCAGCAATCGATAAAATGAATCAGTTCGGCTTTGATGCCACGGTCGACTCGCCCCGATGCATCTCGAAACCCCGCTTCATCGTCCGAATCCGGCACCTGTTCTTCGAGGTGTGTTCGCGGTTCGAAGCGGTGATAGGATAGGTGAATCGCCTGATTGCGAGTGTCGATACGTCCATTTGTTCCCACGACTCCGATTTCGCAATCTCCGCCAACAGGTGCAAACAAACAGATCTCCAGCACAGCGCGGCGACCACCTTCGTACTCCACCAACACCTGAGCATTGTCGAGCAATTCGCGATCGGTGAGCACATCGCGTCCGCCGAATGCTGACACTCGCAGCGGCTTTGTGCCGAACATCCAGTTGAAAATGTCGAAGTGATGGCAGTTTTTTTCGAGGAAAAGCCCGCCTGTGACCTTCTCGCTGGATCGCCATCCAGGTCGCATTGGTCCTCGATACTCCCGACACCACATGATGCGGGGTTCGCCAATGTCACCCGTGTCGATCATGGATTTCATGCGCTGATAAAGCTGCTGATGTCGAAGTTCATGTCCGACCTGGAGAACCTTCCCCGCTGCCTGAGCGGCAGCGATGATCTGGTCACATTGCTCAATTGTCAGGCCCAGTGGTTTTTCGCAGAGCACATGCAAACCCGCTTCAAATGCCGCCATCGCCGCGTCGTAGTGCTGATCATTTGTCAGCGCAATGATGACCGCATCCAGCTCGGGTACCTGAAGAACATCACGCCAGTCTTCAAACGTTTGCAGATGATTGCCAACCAGTGATTTGGCAGCGTCGCGACTTTGCTGGCTTCGGCTGCTGGCAGCGACAACGTGAACATCGGGCAGCAGCAACAGGTTCTTCAGATGCGCTTCACGGCCAAACCAGCCCGCGCCAAGCAATGCGATGTTCATGGAAATTTGAAATCGGGAAACGAGGAATTCAGAAGCAGGTGAGACCGGATTGTACTCCGTTCGCCATCATTTATCCTCTGGTTCGCAGTCATCCCGCTGCAATTCGGCCGAGTCGAGGTCGTGGAGATGCATCTTGTAATGCATTCAGGCGATGACATTACCGACAACTTCGCCGTGGACATCGGTGAGTCGGTAGTCACGACCGCTGTGGCGATATGTCAGGCGTTTATGGTCGAGTCCCATCAGGTGCAGAATCGTCGCATGAAAGTCATGCACATGCACGGGGTTCAATTCGGCTCGCATCCCATAGTCGTCTGTGGCTCCGTAGACGATTCCGCCTTTCGTGCCTCCACCCGCAAGCCAGGAGCTGAATGCCCAGTTGTGGTGTTCTCGACCCTTCGCGTCCGCCGAATTGTTAAATGGCGTGCGTCCGAATTCAGTTGTCCAGACAACCAGTGTGTCGTTCAGGAGTCCTCTCTGTTTCAGATCACGAATCAACGCGGCAATCGGTTGATCGACATTCTTAGCGAGTCGCTGGTGGTCCATCATGTCGCCATGTGAATCCCAGTTGCCGGAGGAACCCGTATCAATGAGTTCGACAAAACGAACGCCTTTTTCCACCAGTCGACGGGCCATCAGACATTGCCATGCGAAGCCGGTGGTTGCTCCTGGTTCCAGACCATACAAGGCAAATGTTTCAGCTGTTTCTCCCGCAAGGTCGAATACTTCGGGGACAGCCGTTTGCATCCCAAAAGCTGTTTCGAACGAGCGCATGCGGGCTTCCAGCAGCGGATCACGACCTGCTTCGGCCAGATGTTGTTCATTGAGCTGTCGGAGGATCCGCAGCTCCATCAGCTGTTGTTCTGTGTTGACCAGTGGCTTGAGATTTGCGACCGGTTCTGCCCCCGGCACCACCAGCGTCCCCTGATGAACACCCGGCAGAAAGTCGCTGGCATAGACCTGCGATCCGGCATACGTCTGTGCCGGCGCGATGGTAATGAAAGAAGGCAGATTCTGATTGAATGTGCCCAGTCCGTAGCTGACCCAGGCTCCGATGCTTGGCCTTGAGAATGCGAACGAACCCGTATGCATACCCAGCGTTGCGTTATAGTGATTGGAATGACTGGTGTGCATCGAACGAATCAGGGCAATGTCGTCGACGCATTCTCCAACGTGTGGAAACAACGTGCTGACTTCTGTGCCACATTGACCATGTGGATGGAAGTCCCACTGAGGACGTTTGAGAAAAATTCGTTCGTAGCCCGGACGATCTTTGATTTCAGGATGGTCCAGCTTGACCTCGCGACCAACATCGGAAACAAGTTTTGGTTTCGGATCAAACGTATCAACGTGTGAGACACCGCCCGTCATGAACAAGAAAATGACATTTTTTGCCCGGGGGACAAAGTGTGTCTTCTTCGGAGCCAGTGGGTCACTCGATGTCTCTGCAG from Planctomycetaceae bacterium includes:
- a CDS encoding Gfo/Idh/MocA family oxidoreductase, coding for MNIALLGAGWFGREAHLKNLLLLPDVHVVAASSRSQQSRDAAKSLVGNHLQTFEDWRDVLQVPELDAVIIALTNDQHYDAAMAAFEAGLHVLCEKPLGLTIEQCDQIIAAAQAAGKVLQVGHELRHQQLYQRMKSMIDTGDIGEPRIMWCREYRGPMRPGWRSSEKVTGGLFLEKNCHHFDIFNWMFGTKPLRVSAFGGRDVLTDRELLDNAQVLVEYEGGRRAVLEICLFAPVGGDCEIGVVGTNGRIDTRNQAIHLSYHRFEPRTHLEEQVPDSDDEAGFRDASGRVDRGIKAELIHFIDCCRSGTKPLNSGESARLNVAICLAAEESIRTGKIIELSNFI
- a CDS encoding DUF1501 domain-containing protein, which produces MPSLPAGTLPHRRRTIVNSMVAGSLLMPGVLHQLLAEESSAETSSDPLAPKKTHFVPRAKNVIFLFMTGGVSHVDTFDPKPKLVSDVGREVKLDHPEIKDRPGYERIFLKRPQWDFHPHGQCGTEVSTLFPHVGECVDDIALIRSMHTSHSNHYNATLGMHTGSFAFSRPSIGAWVSYGLGTFNQNLPSFITIAPAQTYAGSQVYASDFLPGVHQGTLVVPGAEPVANLKPLVNTEQQLMELRILRQLNEQHLAEAGRDPLLEARMRSFETAFGMQTAVPEVFDLAGETAETFALYGLEPGATTGFAWQCLMARRLVEKGVRFVELIDTGSSGNWDSHGDMMDHQRLAKNVDQPIAALIRDLKQRGLLNDTLVVWTTEFGRTPFNNSADAKGREHHNWAFSSWLAGGGTKGGIVYGATDDYGMRAELNPVHVHDFHATILHLMGLDHKRLTYRHSGRDYRLTDVHGEVVGNVIA